The Zonotrichia albicollis isolate bZonAlb1 chromosome 6, bZonAlb1.hap1, whole genome shotgun sequence genome window below encodes:
- the NID2 gene encoding nidogen-2 isoform X6: MRAAAALLAAVLALGAALPRPGLLPHGPARGDARLRPGDDESSPGLLLRRALRLYGRAARRLYVGTNGVISSQDFPRETQYVDDDFPTDFPVIAPFLADLDTSGDRGNIYYRQDDSRDVLEQALGYIQAGFPRSAATFVPTNAFIATWEEVGAYQELSQDTEPSTKLNTFQAVIAYNHEDTYSIFLYPEGGLQFLGTRPKESYNVQLELPARVGFSWGDSDDPKRDGLFHSLASSERALRGLERESNTGIPGVWVFHVGSTEHVEPGGGQGAAPAVPQSPPEPPNPGTASYPHRASSHTAMAQRPSHGGPVLLGFVPARRDTQEPRGDGGTGQSFSANPSSYSSGQHGVGVEEDVHFNPDVFTYSAASRETCAQHHGQCSPHAFCTDYAAGFCCHCRASFYGNGRQCLPEGAVHRLNGKVSGSLRVGRASVRFQDMDLHAYIVGSDGRAYTAISGVPQPAARALLPLLPLGGLFAWLFALEEPGSENGFSITGAEFTQNLEVVFYPGGETVQVTQTAEGLGPDNYLSLRTHIQGEVPFLPENVTVHITPYEELYSYSSSAVTSSGHREYVVAAGTANQTLSYRLRQNITVAGCPHARPPARQRLSVARAFALFDSHEHVLRYALAARIGPAPDDAENPGASPCHDGSHACEAPARCQPGVGTEYTCECPAGYRGDGRGCRDVDECSEGLSQCGPFSVCLNEPGSYRCECRGGYQPAGDGQACVPLAPPSDPCEAGRHRCAPGDRARCLSRGDGHATCECLPGYTGDGIHCSDVDECAESPCHPAAICYNTPGSFSCRCRPGYAGDGFQCTYAAEGNPQRLTPCQHERMYPREVPPLGDGHVPQCDEQGRYRPLQCHSSSGHCWCVDAAGQEIAGTRTAPGTTPPRCGSPAESIQQLTPCEHARMYPREVPPGPSPVGDGHVPQCDEQGRYRPLQCHSSSGHCWCVDAAGQEIAGTRTAPGTTPPRCGSPEPTERPPSMCERWRQSLLEHYGGSPRGDQYVPQCEPSGDFAPLQCHGDSGYCWCVEQSGREIPGTRSEPGTTPPCLPSVAPPSVRPEPRPDVSPPASGTFLLYAQGQQIGYLPLNGTRLHKEAAKTLLSLHGSIVVGIDYDCRDRMIYWTDVAGRSISRAGLEPGSEPETIISSAGLISPEGLAVDHLRRAVFWTDSGLDRIERARLDGSERRVLFDSDLVNPRAIAVDPVRGNLYWTDWNREAPKIETSTVNGANRRVLVHTDIGLPNGLTFDPFSKLLCWADAGTKHLECTFPDGTGRRVIQSNLNYPFSIVSYANHFYHTDWRRDGVIAVNKETGSFTDEYLPEQRSHLYGITAVYPYCPGARK, translated from the exons atgcgggcggcggcggcgctgctGGCGGCGGTCCTGGCGCTGGGGGCGGCCCTGCCCCgcccggggctgctcccgcACGGCCCGGCCCGCGGCGATGCCCGGCTCCGGCCCGGCGACGACGAGAGctccccggggctgctgctccgCCGCGCCCTGCGCCTCTAcggccgcgccgcccgccgcctCTAC gtggGGACCAACGGGGTCATCTCCAGCCAGGATTTCCCCAGGGAGACCCAGTACGTGGATGACGATTTCCCCACGGACTTCCCGGTCATCGCCCCCTTCCTGGCCGACCTGGACAcctctggggacagagggaacaTCTACTATCGCCAGGATGACTCCAGGGAcgtgctggagcaggctctgggaTACATCCAGGCCGGCTTTCCCcgctctgctgccaccttcgTGCCCACCAATGCCTTCATTGCCACCTGGGAGGAGGTGGGCGCCTACCAGGAGCTCTCCCAGGACACCGAGCCCTCCACAAAG CTCAACACCTTCCAGGCAGTCATAGCCTACAACCATGAGGACACCTACAGCATCTTCCTGTACCCCGAGGGTGGCCTCCAGTTCCTGGGGACGCGGCCCAAGGAGTCCTACAACgtccagctggagctgccagccagggtGGGCTTCAGCTGGGGGGACAGCGACGACCCCAAGAGGGACGGGCTCTTCCACAGCCTGGCCAGCAGCGAGCGGGCTCTGAGGGGCCTGGAGAG GGAGAGCAACACGGGGATCCCCGGCGTGTGGGTTTTCCACGTGGGCAGCACGGAGCACGTGGAGCCGGGGGgtggccagggagctgctcctgctgtgcctcagagcccccctgagccccccaaccCTGGCACCGCCAGCTACCCCCACCGTGCCTCcagccacactgccatggcccaGCGTCCCAGCCACGGTGGCCCGGTGCTCCTGGGCTttgtccctgccaggagggacaCCCAGGAGCCCAGAGGGGACGGTGGCACCGGGCAGAGCTTCTCTGCCAACCCCTCCTCCTACAGCTCGGGCCAGCACGGCGTGGGCGTGGAGGAGGACGTGCATTTCAACCCTGATG TGTTCACCTAcagtgcagccagcagggagaCGTGCGCCCAGCACCACGGGCAGTGCTCCCCTCACGCCTTCTGCACCGACTACGCCGCCggcttctgctgccactgccgGGCCTCCTTCTACGGGAACGGGCGGCAGTGCCTGCCCGAAG GCGCCGTGCATCGCCTCAACGGCAAGGTGAGCGGGAGCCTGAGGGTGGGACGGGCGTCCGTCCGCTTCCAGGACATGGATCTGCACGCCTACATTGTGGGCAGCGACGGCAGAGCCTACACGGCCATCAGCGGCGTGCCCCAGCCCGCTGCCCGcgccctgctgcccctgctgcccctcgGCGGGCTCTTTGCCTGGCTCTTCGCCCTGGAGGAGCCTGGCTCTGAGAACGGCTTCAGCATCACTG gtgCTGAGTTCACCCAGAACCTGGAGGTGGTGTTTTACCCCGGTGGGGAGACAGTCCAGGTCACTCAGACAGCCGAGGGCCTGGGGCCAGACAATTATTTAAGCCTCAGGACACACATCCAGGGTGAGGTGCCATTCCTGCCAGAGAACGTCACCGTCCACATCACTCCCTACGAGGAGCTCTACTCCTACTCCAGCTCGG CCGTGACATCCTCAGGCCATCGGGAGTACGTGGTGGCGGCGGGCACTGCCAACCAGACCCTGTCCTACCGCCTGCGCCAGAACATCACGGTGGCGGGGTGCCCGCACGCGCGGCCGCCGGCGCGGCAGCGGCTCTCGGTGGCGCGCGCCTTCGCCCTCTTCGACAGCCACGAGCACGTCCTGCGCTACGCCCTGGCCGCCCGCATCGGCCCCGCACCAG ACGATGCCGAGAATCCTGGGGCGAGCCCGTGCCACGATGGCAGCCACGCGTGCGAGGCGCCGGCACGCTGCCAGCCCGGCGTGGGCACCGAGTACACGTGCGAGTGCCCAGCTGGGTACCGTGGAGATGGACGGGGCTGCCGag ATGTGGATGAGTGCAGCGAGGGCCTGAGCCAGTGCGGGCCCTTCTCCGTGTGCCTGAACGAGCCAGGCAGTTACCGCTGCGAGTGCCGCGGCGGGTACCAGCCGGCGGGGGACGGGCAGGCGTGTGTGC CGCTGGCACCGCCGAGTGACCCCTGCGAGGCCGGGCGGCACCGCTGTGCCCCGGGGGACCGGGCGCGGTGCCTGTCCCGCGGCGATGGCCACGCCACCTGTGAGTGCCTGCCCGGCTACACCGGCGATGGCATCCACTGCTCTG ACGTGGATGAGTGTGCTGAGAGCCCGTGTCACCCGGCCGCCATCTGCTACAACACCCccggctccttctcctgccgcTGCCGGCCCGGCTACGCGGGCGACGGCTTCCAGTGCACGTACG cagcagaggggaaCCCGCAGCGCCTCACGCCGTGCCAGCACGAGCGGATGTACCCGCGGGAGGTGCCACCCCTGGGCGACGGCCACGTGCCCCAGTGTGACGAGCAGGGCCGGTACCggcccctgcagtgccacagcagctccGGGCACTGCTGGTGTGTggatgctgcagggcaggagatCGCTGGCACCCGGACAGCGCCGGGCACCACCCCACCTCGCTGTgggagcccag CAGAGTCCATCCAGCAGCTGACGCCATGCGAGCACGCGCGGATGTACCCGCGGGAGGTGCCACCGGGGCCGTCCCCCGTGGGCGATGGCCACGTGCCCCAGTGTGACGAGCAGGGCCGGTACCggcccctgcagtgccacagcagctccGGGCACTGCTGGTGCGTGGACGCTGCCGGACAGGAGATCGCCGGCACCCGGACAGCACCGGGCACCACCCCACCTCGCTGCgggagcccag AGCCCACCGAGCGGCCCCCCAGCATGTGCGAGCGCTGGCGGCAGAGCCTGCTGGAGCACTACGGGGGCAGCCCCCGCGGGGACCAGTACGTGCCGCAGTGTGAGCCCAGCGGGGACTTTGCCCCGCTGCAGTGCCACGGCGACAGCGGCTACTGCTGGTGCGTGGAGCAGAGCGGCCGCGAGATCCCGGGGACGCGCTCCGAGCCCGGCACCACGCCGCCCT GTCTGCCCAGTGTGGCCCCACCCAGCGTGCGGCCCGAGCCCCGGCCCGACGTGTCCCCTCCGGCCTCAGGGACGTTCCTGCTCTACGCGCAGGGCCAGCAGATCGGGTACCTGCCCCTGAACGGCACCCGGCTGCACAAAGAGGCCGCCAagaccctgctgtccctgcat GGCTCCATCGTGGTGGGCATTGACTATGACTGCCGGGACAGGATGATCTACTGGACTGACGTGGCTGGACGGAGCATCAGccgagctgggctggagccgggCTCAGAGCCAGAGACCATCATCAGCTCAG cagggctgatcAGCCCCGAGGGCCTGGCCGTGGACCACCTGCGCCGGGCCGTGTTCTGGACGGACAGCGGGCTGGACAGGATCGAGCGGGCGCGGCTGGACGGCTCCGAGCGCCGCGTGCTCTTCGACAGCGACCTTGTCAACCCCCGCGCCATCGCCGTGGACCCTGTCCGAGG CAACCTTTACTGGACGGACTGGAATCGCGAAGCTCCCAAAATCGAAACTTCCACTGTCAATGGAGCCAACAGGAGGGTTCTGGTGCACACAGACATTGGTTTGCCCAATGGCCTGACTTTTGACCCCTTCTccaagctgctgtgctgggcagacgCAG GCACCAAGCACCTGGAATGCACATTCCCGGACGGCACCGGCCGGCGCGTCATCCAGAGCAACCTCAACTACCCCTTCAGCATCGTCAGCTACGCCAACCACTTCTACCACACGGACTGGAGACG GGATGGGGTGATAGCTGTAAATAAAGAAACAGGCTCCTTTACTGATGAGTATCTCCCAGAGCAGCGATCCCACCTCTATGGAATCACAGCTGTTTATCCCTACTGCCCTGGAG CCAGGAAATAG
- the NID2 gene encoding nidogen-2 isoform X7 gives MRAAAALLAAVLALGAALPRPGLLPHGPARGDARLRPGDDESSPGLLLRRALRLYGRAARRLYVGTNGVISSQDFPRETQYVDDDFPTDFPVIAPFLADLDTSGDRGNIYYRQDDSRDVLEQALGYIQAGFPRSAATFVPTNAFIATWEEVGAYQELSQDTEPSTKLNTFQAVIAYNHEDTYSIFLYPEGGLQFLGTRPKESYNVQLELPARVGFSWGDSDDPKRDGLFHSLASSERALRGLERESNTGIPGVWVFHVGSTEHVEPGGGQGAAPAVPQSPPEPPNPGTASYPHRASSHTAMAQRPSHGGPVLLGFVPARRDTQEPRGDGGTGQSFSANPSSYSSGQHGVGVEEDVHFNPDVFTYSAASRETCAQHHGQCSPHAFCTDYAAGFCCHCRASFYGNGRQCLPEGAVHRLNGKVSGSLRVGRASVRFQDMDLHAYIVGSDGRAYTAISGVPQPAARALLPLLPLGGLFAWLFALEEPGSENGFSITGAEFTQNLEVVFYPGGETVQVTQTAEGLGPDNYLSLRTHIQGEVPFLPENVTVHITPYEELYSYSSSAVTSSGHREYVVAAGTANQTLSYRLRQNITVAGCPHARPPARQRLSVARAFALFDSHEHVLRYALAARIGPAPDDAENPGASPCHDGSHACEAPARCQPGVGTEYTCECPAGYRGDGRGCRDVDECSEGLSQCGPFSVCLNEPGSYRCECRGGYQPAGDGQACVPLAPPSDPCEAGRHRCAPGDRARCLSRGDGHATCECLPGYTGDGIHCSDVDECAESPCHPAAICYNTPGSFSCRCRPGYAGDGFQCTYAAEGNPQRLTPCQHERMYPREVPPLGDGHVPQCDEQGRYRPLQCHSSSGHCWCVDAAGQEIAGTRTAPGTTPPRCGSPESIQQLTPCEHARMYPREVPPGPSPVGDGHVPQCDEQGRYRPLQCHSSSGHCWCVDAAGQEIAGTRTAPGTTPPRCGSPEPTERPPSMCERWRQSLLEHYGGSPRGDQYVPQCEPSGDFAPLQCHGDSGYCWCVEQSGREIPGTRSEPGTTPPCLPSVAPPSVRPEPRPDVSPPASGTFLLYAQGQQIGYLPLNGTRLHKEAAKTLLSLHGSIVVGIDYDCRDRMIYWTDVAGRSISRAGLEPGSEPETIISSAGLISPEGLAVDHLRRAVFWTDSGLDRIERARLDGSERRVLFDSDLVNPRAIAVDPVRGNLYWTDWNREAPKIETSTVNGANRRVLVHTDIGLPNGLTFDPFSKLLCWADAGTKHLECTFPDGTGRRVIQSNLNYPFSIVSYANHFYHTDWRRDGVIAVNKETGSFTDEYLPEQRSHLYGITAVYPYCPGARK, from the exons atgcgggcggcggcggcgctgctGGCGGCGGTCCTGGCGCTGGGGGCGGCCCTGCCCCgcccggggctgctcccgcACGGCCCGGCCCGCGGCGATGCCCGGCTCCGGCCCGGCGACGACGAGAGctccccggggctgctgctccgCCGCGCCCTGCGCCTCTAcggccgcgccgcccgccgcctCTAC gtggGGACCAACGGGGTCATCTCCAGCCAGGATTTCCCCAGGGAGACCCAGTACGTGGATGACGATTTCCCCACGGACTTCCCGGTCATCGCCCCCTTCCTGGCCGACCTGGACAcctctggggacagagggaacaTCTACTATCGCCAGGATGACTCCAGGGAcgtgctggagcaggctctgggaTACATCCAGGCCGGCTTTCCCcgctctgctgccaccttcgTGCCCACCAATGCCTTCATTGCCACCTGGGAGGAGGTGGGCGCCTACCAGGAGCTCTCCCAGGACACCGAGCCCTCCACAAAG CTCAACACCTTCCAGGCAGTCATAGCCTACAACCATGAGGACACCTACAGCATCTTCCTGTACCCCGAGGGTGGCCTCCAGTTCCTGGGGACGCGGCCCAAGGAGTCCTACAACgtccagctggagctgccagccagggtGGGCTTCAGCTGGGGGGACAGCGACGACCCCAAGAGGGACGGGCTCTTCCACAGCCTGGCCAGCAGCGAGCGGGCTCTGAGGGGCCTGGAGAG GGAGAGCAACACGGGGATCCCCGGCGTGTGGGTTTTCCACGTGGGCAGCACGGAGCACGTGGAGCCGGGGGgtggccagggagctgctcctgctgtgcctcagagcccccctgagccccccaaccCTGGCACCGCCAGCTACCCCCACCGTGCCTCcagccacactgccatggcccaGCGTCCCAGCCACGGTGGCCCGGTGCTCCTGGGCTttgtccctgccaggagggacaCCCAGGAGCCCAGAGGGGACGGTGGCACCGGGCAGAGCTTCTCTGCCAACCCCTCCTCCTACAGCTCGGGCCAGCACGGCGTGGGCGTGGAGGAGGACGTGCATTTCAACCCTGATG TGTTCACCTAcagtgcagccagcagggagaCGTGCGCCCAGCACCACGGGCAGTGCTCCCCTCACGCCTTCTGCACCGACTACGCCGCCggcttctgctgccactgccgGGCCTCCTTCTACGGGAACGGGCGGCAGTGCCTGCCCGAAG GCGCCGTGCATCGCCTCAACGGCAAGGTGAGCGGGAGCCTGAGGGTGGGACGGGCGTCCGTCCGCTTCCAGGACATGGATCTGCACGCCTACATTGTGGGCAGCGACGGCAGAGCCTACACGGCCATCAGCGGCGTGCCCCAGCCCGCTGCCCGcgccctgctgcccctgctgcccctcgGCGGGCTCTTTGCCTGGCTCTTCGCCCTGGAGGAGCCTGGCTCTGAGAACGGCTTCAGCATCACTG gtgCTGAGTTCACCCAGAACCTGGAGGTGGTGTTTTACCCCGGTGGGGAGACAGTCCAGGTCACTCAGACAGCCGAGGGCCTGGGGCCAGACAATTATTTAAGCCTCAGGACACACATCCAGGGTGAGGTGCCATTCCTGCCAGAGAACGTCACCGTCCACATCACTCCCTACGAGGAGCTCTACTCCTACTCCAGCTCGG CCGTGACATCCTCAGGCCATCGGGAGTACGTGGTGGCGGCGGGCACTGCCAACCAGACCCTGTCCTACCGCCTGCGCCAGAACATCACGGTGGCGGGGTGCCCGCACGCGCGGCCGCCGGCGCGGCAGCGGCTCTCGGTGGCGCGCGCCTTCGCCCTCTTCGACAGCCACGAGCACGTCCTGCGCTACGCCCTGGCCGCCCGCATCGGCCCCGCACCAG ACGATGCCGAGAATCCTGGGGCGAGCCCGTGCCACGATGGCAGCCACGCGTGCGAGGCGCCGGCACGCTGCCAGCCCGGCGTGGGCACCGAGTACACGTGCGAGTGCCCAGCTGGGTACCGTGGAGATGGACGGGGCTGCCGag ATGTGGATGAGTGCAGCGAGGGCCTGAGCCAGTGCGGGCCCTTCTCCGTGTGCCTGAACGAGCCAGGCAGTTACCGCTGCGAGTGCCGCGGCGGGTACCAGCCGGCGGGGGACGGGCAGGCGTGTGTGC CGCTGGCACCGCCGAGTGACCCCTGCGAGGCCGGGCGGCACCGCTGTGCCCCGGGGGACCGGGCGCGGTGCCTGTCCCGCGGCGATGGCCACGCCACCTGTGAGTGCCTGCCCGGCTACACCGGCGATGGCATCCACTGCTCTG ACGTGGATGAGTGTGCTGAGAGCCCGTGTCACCCGGCCGCCATCTGCTACAACACCCccggctccttctcctgccgcTGCCGGCCCGGCTACGCGGGCGACGGCTTCCAGTGCACGTACG cagcagaggggaaCCCGCAGCGCCTCACGCCGTGCCAGCACGAGCGGATGTACCCGCGGGAGGTGCCACCCCTGGGCGACGGCCACGTGCCCCAGTGTGACGAGCAGGGCCGGTACCggcccctgcagtgccacagcagctccGGGCACTGCTGGTGTGTggatgctgcagggcaggagatCGCTGGCACCCGGACAGCGCCGGGCACCACCCCACCTCGCTGTgggagcccag AGTCCATCCAGCAGCTGACGCCATGCGAGCACGCGCGGATGTACCCGCGGGAGGTGCCACCGGGGCCGTCCCCCGTGGGCGATGGCCACGTGCCCCAGTGTGACGAGCAGGGCCGGTACCggcccctgcagtgccacagcagctccGGGCACTGCTGGTGCGTGGACGCTGCCGGACAGGAGATCGCCGGCACCCGGACAGCACCGGGCACCACCCCACCTCGCTGCgggagcccag AGCCCACCGAGCGGCCCCCCAGCATGTGCGAGCGCTGGCGGCAGAGCCTGCTGGAGCACTACGGGGGCAGCCCCCGCGGGGACCAGTACGTGCCGCAGTGTGAGCCCAGCGGGGACTTTGCCCCGCTGCAGTGCCACGGCGACAGCGGCTACTGCTGGTGCGTGGAGCAGAGCGGCCGCGAGATCCCGGGGACGCGCTCCGAGCCCGGCACCACGCCGCCCT GTCTGCCCAGTGTGGCCCCACCCAGCGTGCGGCCCGAGCCCCGGCCCGACGTGTCCCCTCCGGCCTCAGGGACGTTCCTGCTCTACGCGCAGGGCCAGCAGATCGGGTACCTGCCCCTGAACGGCACCCGGCTGCACAAAGAGGCCGCCAagaccctgctgtccctgcat GGCTCCATCGTGGTGGGCATTGACTATGACTGCCGGGACAGGATGATCTACTGGACTGACGTGGCTGGACGGAGCATCAGccgagctgggctggagccgggCTCAGAGCCAGAGACCATCATCAGCTCAG cagggctgatcAGCCCCGAGGGCCTGGCCGTGGACCACCTGCGCCGGGCCGTGTTCTGGACGGACAGCGGGCTGGACAGGATCGAGCGGGCGCGGCTGGACGGCTCCGAGCGCCGCGTGCTCTTCGACAGCGACCTTGTCAACCCCCGCGCCATCGCCGTGGACCCTGTCCGAGG CAACCTTTACTGGACGGACTGGAATCGCGAAGCTCCCAAAATCGAAACTTCCACTGTCAATGGAGCCAACAGGAGGGTTCTGGTGCACACAGACATTGGTTTGCCCAATGGCCTGACTTTTGACCCCTTCTccaagctgctgtgctgggcagacgCAG GCACCAAGCACCTGGAATGCACATTCCCGGACGGCACCGGCCGGCGCGTCATCCAGAGCAACCTCAACTACCCCTTCAGCATCGTCAGCTACGCCAACCACTTCTACCACACGGACTGGAGACG GGATGGGGTGATAGCTGTAAATAAAGAAACAGGCTCCTTTACTGATGAGTATCTCCCAGAGCAGCGATCCCACCTCTATGGAATCACAGCTGTTTATCCCTACTGCCCTGGAG CCAGGAAATAG